In Leptospira bourretii, a genomic segment contains:
- a CDS encoding SIR2 family protein, with amino-acid sequence MSFAIPLDPFAENPYLMDTYILGAGFSYSFAAELFPLTETLVKKGIEKFHHPESYGALKELISRMFSDSENINFENLATFLLNDPLKNITGNTLKNSEIYLDLIGLVANVLKVESSTIKCSTHFPLLQQWISKLNERGDSIITFNYDLILEQVLADLKWNPLTGYCMDFYMLGLDRQIPWVEPKANQLKYLKLHGSLNWQMEKDAFYDVSDKRIYFSPKDVSNYWNNHFQGYYREKFSYYPYIIPPLIGKKYENKSIQRLWHISQSLLENSKRIFIIGYSLPESDVITEYMLRDANISNKEIKIVRKLGQNESKADVENRFKGIFFSETNNNKIEFMDMDAMEFIKELGF; translated from the coding sequence TTGAGCTTTGCGATTCCTTTAGATCCATTCGCCGAAAATCCGTATCTAATGGACACTTATATTCTCGGGGCAGGGTTTAGTTATTCGTTTGCAGCAGAGTTATTCCCTTTGACAGAAACTTTAGTAAAAAAAGGAATTGAGAAATTTCATCATCCAGAAAGTTACGGGGCACTCAAAGAATTGATCTCCAGAATGTTTTCCGATTCAGAAAATATCAACTTTGAAAACTTAGCGACATTTCTATTAAATGACCCTCTCAAAAATATCACTGGCAACACTTTAAAAAATAGCGAAATCTATCTCGATCTTATTGGACTAGTAGCCAATGTTTTAAAAGTTGAGTCTTCTACCATAAAATGTTCAACTCACTTCCCATTGCTACAACAATGGATATCAAAACTAAATGAGCGCGGAGATTCCATCATTACGTTTAATTATGATTTAATATTGGAACAAGTTTTAGCCGATTTGAAATGGAATCCGCTTACAGGTTATTGTATGGACTTTTATATGCTAGGGCTTGATCGACAAATTCCTTGGGTAGAACCAAAAGCCAATCAACTCAAGTATTTAAAGTTACATGGATCACTAAATTGGCAAATGGAAAAGGATGCATTTTATGATGTATCTGACAAACGGATTTATTTTTCCCCAAAAGATGTAAGCAATTATTGGAACAATCATTTTCAAGGTTATTACAGAGAAAAGTTTTCCTATTACCCATACATCATTCCACCACTCATCGGAAAAAAATACGAAAATAAATCCATCCAAAGACTCTGGCATATTTCTCAGTCACTGTTGGAGAATTCGAAACGAATTTTTATCATCGGCTATAGTCTACCGGAATCAGATGTGATCACAGAATACATGTTACGAGATGCAAACATATCAAATAAAGAAATTAAAATTGTAAGAAAGCTAGGCCAAAACGAATCCAAGGCTGATGTAGAAAATCGATTTAAAGGAATATTCTTTTCCGAGACCAATAACAATAAAATTGAGTTTATGGATATGGATGCGATGGAGTTTATTAAGGAATTGGGGTTTTAA
- a CDS encoding rod shape-determining protein, protein MIFDNLYGLFSNDMGIDLGTANTLVHVKGQGIVLSEPSVVAVQASTGRVLAVGQEAKRMLGRTPGDIVAIRPMKDGVIADFETVEKMIRYFIAKVHNRTTFVKPRIVIGVPSGITEVERRAVRESAEQAGAREIFLIEEALAAAIGANIPIHEPAGNMIVDIGGGTTEIAVISLGGMVIAESIRTGGDEFDEAIVKYLRNQYNLVVGERTAEDIKLTIGNAFADKRVDTMEVKGRDAISGLPRTLELDSNEIRKALKEPTDEILDGIKSVLERTPPELAADIVERGIVLTGGGCLLRGLEHYLTKETGVPVFRAENPLTCVVLGTGRYLDELKYIKPGIR, encoded by the coding sequence ATGATATTTGATAACCTCTATGGACTTTTCTCGAACGATATGGGAATCGATTTGGGAACCGCGAACACCCTCGTGCATGTGAAAGGGCAAGGAATTGTCTTATCAGAACCGTCGGTCGTGGCAGTCCAAGCCTCTACTGGTCGAGTCCTTGCAGTAGGACAAGAAGCAAAACGAATGCTAGGAAGAACTCCTGGTGATATCGTTGCCATTCGCCCAATGAAAGACGGGGTGATCGCCGACTTCGAAACTGTAGAAAAGATGATTCGTTACTTCATCGCTAAAGTTCACAACCGCACTACATTTGTAAAACCGCGCATCGTCATCGGAGTTCCTTCTGGAATCACCGAAGTAGAACGACGTGCCGTTCGTGAGTCTGCTGAACAAGCAGGGGCTCGCGAAATCTTCCTTATCGAAGAAGCACTTGCTGCTGCCATTGGTGCCAACATCCCAATCCATGAACCAGCAGGAAACATGATCGTTGATATCGGCGGGGGAACCACAGAAATCGCTGTGATCTCTCTTGGTGGTATGGTAATTGCCGAATCCATCCGCACTGGTGGTGACGAATTTGATGAAGCCATTGTCAAATACCTTCGTAACCAATACAACCTAGTCGTCGGAGAAAGAACTGCCGAGGACATCAAACTCACAATTGGAAATGCCTTCGCAGACAAACGTGTGGATACGATGGAAGTAAAAGGCCGTGACGCCATCTCTGGTCTTCCACGCACTCTCGAACTAGATTCTAACGAAATTCGTAAAGCTCTCAAAGAACCAACAGACGAAATCCTAGACGGAATCAAATCCGTATTGGAAAGAACTCCACCAGAACTTGCCGCCGACATCGTAGAACGAGGAATCGTTCTCACTGGTGGTGGTTGCCTCCTTCGTGGTCTCGAACACTACCTCACCAAAGAAACAGGAGTTCCGGTCTTCCGTGCCGAAAACCCACTGACTTGTGTGGTACTTGGAACAGGACGTTATCTCGACGAACTCAAATACATCAAACCAGGAATCCGATAA
- a CDS encoding Crp/Fnr family transcriptional regulator: protein MNIPNHLFQFINNLCPLPEAVLIELVSRSRKVELDKFDYFVKEGEISREIGFLEKGLVRAFYTNDDGREYNKTFIASPNFIGSFASIITGLPNKLPQQALTKCIVWKISTIDLDRLTDKYPEVERLRRRMAEYLFLRNEKRELEMALLEAQDRYLILLDEFPGIETLVPQYHIATYLGISPTQLSRIRKKLAKKVPNR, encoded by the coding sequence TTGAATATACCGAATCATTTATTTCAATTCATCAATAATTTATGTCCTCTTCCTGAAGCAGTATTGATTGAATTGGTATCCAGAAGTAGAAAAGTTGAATTAGATAAATTTGATTACTTTGTGAAAGAGGGCGAAATTTCTCGCGAAATTGGATTTTTAGAAAAGGGTCTCGTTCGAGCTTTTTATACCAATGATGATGGAAGGGAATACAACAAAACTTTTATTGCATCACCGAATTTCATTGGTTCGTTTGCATCTATTATCACAGGTTTGCCTAACAAACTTCCACAACAAGCTCTAACGAAATGCATCGTATGGAAGATTTCAACGATCGATCTAGATCGACTTACGGATAAGTATCCAGAAGTAGAAAGACTACGCCGTCGAATGGCGGAATATTTGTTCTTACGAAACGAAAAAAGAGAATTAGAAATGGCTTTATTAGAAGCACAAGACAGATATTTAATTCTGTTAGATGAATTTCCTGGTATAGAAACTCTAGTTCCACAATATCATATTGCCACTTACTTGGGCATCAGTCCTACACAATTGAGTCGGATCAGAAAGAAATTAGCAAAAAAAGTGCCGAATCGTTAA
- a CDS encoding SpoIIE family protein phosphatase, with the protein MKFYLRLYVFLFLLFPFSLFALPIDLTKNWNVKKGWWEFETPIGVSWIPLETLPLVSIKSQLEFPDGELQQITMVKPFLLSEIDFKETDADLFALHIPYLNNVYKVYINGRIVDESGIIENGHIIRSGYKRNILIKLSRNLLKVGKNEIRVLLASEPGEELNFYKVFNDYITSIDRYTILEKVEDEYITFMLLFLYFFVGIYHALFYWKRKNEEYNLYFALFAVFLSVYMYFRSQAIYVWDVDPFTVTKVEYFVVFLTPPWLLLFVDTFFRKRISLITKGYFVFSLVLAMVQIFVNRANSVMLLRVWQGSALAFSVVLFYITIRAVFKNNKDAKRLLVGILFLVFTAIWDILGASGMIPIQNLNLSRFGFLFFVLGIAVVLANRFLRVHKQVEELNSNLERKVVERTNELQETLTRVQELKVQQDGDYFLTSLLLDPLNDSKKSHSAMIGIQSYTKQKKEFEFKGKTKEIGGDLIICDDIVLNGKKYFVFINGDAMGKSIQGAGGALVLGVVFLSFIKRTQVVLESQSKSPERWIKECFFELQTIFESFDGSMLVSVVLGLVEEETGVLYYLNAEHPWTVLYRDGVASFIEDELELRKIGTKGMAGEVRVRVFVLEQGDVIFIGSDGRDDLILESGADGTRVMNEDETKFLQVVGESQGELEQIVQNLQTIGSFSDDLTLLRLEWRGFAKRVGASSLSSISPDHFLYSELQSVLESGNAEETYHTIERMLVSESLEDDVRINLLREKSRISLLLKRFDSAVESLESIFPYFVTDNEILLQLSYAYRKSKNIRKAVEIGERLRARDPKHIRNLINLIECYRLQKNEDRAKKILSKLGSIAPENPQYLKLKETFG; encoded by the coding sequence ATGAAATTTTATTTAAGATTATACGTTTTTCTTTTTCTCCTATTTCCTTTTTCCCTCTTTGCTTTGCCAATTGATCTGACAAAAAATTGGAATGTCAAAAAGGGTTGGTGGGAGTTTGAAACTCCCATCGGAGTTTCTTGGATTCCATTGGAAACCTTACCTCTTGTTTCCATCAAATCCCAATTGGAATTTCCTGATGGTGAGTTACAACAAATCACAATGGTAAAACCATTTCTGTTGTCCGAAATTGATTTTAAAGAAACGGATGCGGATCTTTTTGCCTTACACATCCCTTATTTAAACAATGTGTACAAAGTGTACATAAATGGGAGGATTGTGGATGAAAGTGGGATTATCGAAAACGGACATATCATACGAAGTGGATACAAACGAAATATTCTTATCAAACTTTCTCGGAATTTGCTAAAAGTCGGTAAAAATGAAATCCGAGTCCTTCTCGCATCCGAACCGGGCGAAGAACTTAATTTTTACAAAGTATTTAATGATTATATTACATCTATCGATCGTTATACGATTCTTGAAAAAGTAGAAGATGAATATATTACATTTATGCTTTTGTTTTTATATTTTTTTGTAGGGATTTATCATGCATTGTTTTATTGGAAACGAAAGAATGAAGAGTATAATCTTTACTTTGCATTGTTTGCCGTTTTTTTATCGGTTTATATGTATTTCAGGTCCCAGGCCATTTATGTTTGGGATGTAGATCCATTTACAGTCACAAAAGTAGAATACTTTGTGGTATTTCTCACTCCACCGTGGCTTTTGTTATTCGTTGATACTTTTTTTCGAAAACGAATCAGCCTCATCACTAAAGGATATTTTGTTTTTAGTCTAGTTCTTGCAATGGTTCAGATCTTTGTCAACCGGGCAAACTCTGTGATGCTGTTACGTGTTTGGCAAGGATCTGCTTTAGCATTCAGTGTTGTTTTGTTTTACATCACCATTCGTGCAGTTTTTAAGAATAATAAGGACGCCAAAAGATTGTTAGTTGGAATTCTTTTTTTGGTATTTACTGCCATTTGGGATATTTTAGGTGCTTCCGGTATGATTCCGATTCAAAACTTAAATTTGTCTCGGTTTGGATTTTTATTTTTCGTTTTAGGGATTGCTGTTGTTTTGGCCAACCGGTTTTTACGAGTCCACAAACAAGTAGAGGAATTAAACTCTAACTTAGAAAGAAAGGTAGTCGAAAGGACAAACGAATTACAAGAAACTCTCACTCGTGTTCAAGAATTAAAAGTCCAACAAGATGGAGATTATTTTTTAACATCACTCCTTCTGGATCCACTAAACGATTCCAAAAAATCCCATTCGGCAATGATTGGAATCCAATCGTACACCAAACAAAAAAAGGAATTTGAATTCAAAGGAAAAACCAAAGAGATCGGTGGAGACCTTATCATTTGTGATGATATAGTTCTTAACGGTAAAAAATACTTTGTGTTTATCAACGGAGATGCGATGGGTAAATCCATCCAAGGTGCTGGCGGCGCACTTGTGTTAGGTGTTGTTTTTTTATCGTTTATCAAACGAACACAAGTGGTTTTAGAAAGTCAGTCCAAATCTCCAGAACGATGGATCAAAGAATGTTTTTTTGAACTCCAAACTATTTTTGAATCCTTTGATGGATCTATGCTTGTTTCCGTTGTCCTTGGACTTGTGGAAGAGGAAACAGGTGTACTTTATTATCTCAACGCAGAACATCCTTGGACTGTTTTGTATCGGGATGGGGTTGCCTCTTTTATCGAAGACGAGTTGGAACTTCGTAAAATAGGAACCAAAGGGATGGCAGGTGAAGTTCGGGTTAGGGTTTTTGTATTAGAACAAGGAGATGTCATTTTTATTGGTTCGGATGGTCGAGATGATTTGATTTTAGAAAGTGGAGCTGATGGGACACGTGTGATGAACGAGGATGAAACTAAGTTTTTACAAGTGGTAGGTGAATCCCAAGGTGAGTTAGAACAAATTGTCCAAAATCTCCAAACGATTGGTAGTTTTTCTGATGACTTAACTTTACTGAGACTTGAGTGGAGGGGTTTTGCCAAAAGAGTCGGCGCATCTTCACTATCCTCCATTAGCCCAGACCATTTTTTATATTCCGAACTCCAATCCGTATTAGAATCCGGAAATGCAGAAGAAACCTATCATACCATTGAACGAATGTTAGTAAGTGAGAGTTTGGAAGATGACGTGCGTATCAATTTGTTACGGGAAAAATCCAGAATTTCTTTATTGTTAAAAAGATTTGATTCAGCTGTGGAATCTTTGGAGTCCATTTTTCCCTATTTTGTGACTGATAATGAAA
- a CDS encoding Ppx/GppA phosphatase family protein: protein MLPFSQILRKPNQAFRTEKILAAIDLGTNSFHIVVVKLRPDGTLEYLTKEKESVRLGSGSSDYAVIQDDAMERGLACLKRFRSLADSYHAEIRAVATSALREAENRQVFLDRVEKETGIQIQVVSGNEEARLIYLGILQGLPVFERRILLIDIGGGSTELLVGERGEILFSTSLKLGAIRLTEKYLKKDPISPTDIQKCRIHIESVLSAFLPQIETWKPFMVVGSSGTISSVASMVLEKKMEKRDRLNGTEIPIDLFKEARKQVLDADSLKKRLKIPGLDAKRGDIIVGGVLVLDEVLQRIKAPSFTVSEFALREGIVYDTIESWFRHKDSSLPPLDNIREKAIKTVANLYPAGKKHAAAVVNITLQMFDDLKDLHGLGNLERDYLETACYLHQVGLCISHHNYHKHSYYIIRNSEAMVGFSNSEIEIIALIARYHRKGGPKGKHEEFKALRPDDQLLVKKLAAFLRIGDGLDRSEKSIIERLDAVVERGKVLCRLYHQKGTDPNLEIWSVTEKKDLFEETYGVSLEFQTFII, encoded by the coding sequence ATGCTTCCTTTCTCACAAATCTTACGAAAACCAAACCAGGCATTTCGCACGGAAAAGATCCTCGCTGCCATTGATTTGGGCACAAATTCTTTCCACATCGTTGTCGTAAAACTAAGACCGGATGGTACACTCGAATACCTAACCAAAGAAAAGGAATCGGTGAGACTCGGGAGTGGTAGCAGTGATTATGCGGTCATCCAGGACGATGCAATGGAACGGGGACTTGCTTGCCTCAAACGATTTCGTAGCCTAGCCGATTCTTACCACGCTGAAATCCGAGCCGTAGCCACCAGTGCCCTTAGGGAAGCAGAGAACCGCCAAGTATTTCTCGATCGAGTCGAAAAAGAAACTGGAATCCAAATCCAAGTGGTATCGGGAAATGAGGAAGCAAGGCTGATTTATCTCGGTATCTTGCAAGGCCTTCCCGTCTTTGAAAGACGAATCCTACTCATTGACATTGGGGGAGGGAGTACAGAACTCCTTGTGGGGGAAAGAGGAGAGATTCTTTTTTCCACCAGTTTGAAACTAGGGGCCATCCGGTTAACAGAAAAGTATTTAAAGAAAGATCCCATCAGTCCCACAGACATCCAAAAATGTCGGATTCATATTGAATCGGTTTTATCTGCCTTTTTACCTCAGATAGAAACTTGGAAACCCTTTATGGTAGTGGGCAGTTCAGGAACCATCTCCTCTGTGGCGTCTATGGTTTTAGAAAAAAAGATGGAAAAAAGGGACAGATTGAACGGAACAGAAATCCCAATTGATCTTTTTAAGGAAGCCCGCAAACAAGTATTAGATGCTGATAGTTTGAAAAAACGACTCAAAATTCCGGGCCTTGATGCCAAAAGGGGGGACATCATTGTTGGAGGGGTTTTGGTTTTGGATGAAGTATTACAAAGGATCAAAGCTCCTTCTTTTACGGTGAGTGAGTTTGCCCTCAGGGAAGGGATTGTTTATGACACAATTGAATCTTGGTTTCGTCATAAAGATTCTTCCCTTCCTCCTTTGGATAATATTCGCGAAAAGGCAATCAAAACTGTTGCGAATCTTTATCCTGCAGGAAAAAAACATGCGGCAGCCGTGGTAAATATCACCTTGCAAATGTTCGACGACCTAAAGGATTTACATGGACTTGGCAATTTAGAACGAGACTATTTAGAGACTGCTTGTTATTTGCACCAAGTGGGACTTTGTATTTCTCACCACAACTATCACAAACATAGTTATTATATCATTCGAAACTCAGAGGCAATGGTAGGTTTTTCTAACTCGGAAATTGAAATCATCGCTCTCATTGCTCGTTACCATAGAAAGGGTGGGCCCAAAGGAAAACATGAGGAGTTCAAGGCCTTGAGACCCGATGACCAACTCCTAGTGAAAAAATTAGCAGCCTTCCTTCGCATTGGGGACGGGCTTGACCGGTCTGAAAAATCCATCATAGAAAGGCTGGATGCAGTGGTAGAACGAGGAAAAGTTCTTTGTAGGTTATACCACCAAAAAGGAACAGATCCTAATTTGGAAATTTGGTCCGTAACAGAAAAAAAAGATCTATTTGAAGAAACCTATGGTGTATCTTTAGAGTTTCAAACCTTTATTATATGA
- a CDS encoding group II truncated hemoglobin, producing the protein MSENISNQKNIPTLFEWAGDMATFEMLFSKFYEKVLKDDLLGDVFKNMSPEHVQHVAHFVAEVFGGEKLYTDLDKGSHSNMIGHHIGKMLTEEKRQRWVHLLLQTADEVGLKNDPEFRSAFVGYIEWGTRLAVINSQLTENPMATSEPMPKWGWGETGGPYNPN; encoded by the coding sequence TTGAGCGAAAACATATCTAATCAGAAAAACATCCCGACACTTTTCGAATGGGCAGGCGACATGGCGACCTTTGAAATGTTATTTAGTAAATTTTATGAAAAAGTTCTCAAAGACGACTTACTAGGTGATGTGTTTAAAAATATGTCGCCGGAGCATGTACAACACGTAGCACATTTTGTGGCTGAAGTTTTTGGTGGCGAAAAATTGTATACGGACCTGGACAAGGGCAGCCATTCCAATATGATTGGACACCACATTGGAAAAATGCTCACAGAAGAGAAAAGACAACGTTGGGTTCATTTATTATTACAAACAGCCGATGAAGTTGGTTTAAAAAACGACCCGGAATTTCGCTCTGCATTTGTTGGTTATATTGAATGGGGAACACGCCTAGCAGTGATTAATTCCCAACTTACCGAAAATCCAATGGCTACGAGCGAACCAATGCCTAAGTGGGGTTGGGGCGAAACAGGTGGACCTTATAACCCAAATTAA